Proteins encoded by one window of Chryseobacterium aquaeductus:
- a CDS encoding 1-acyl-sn-glycerol-3-phosphate acyltransferase: MSKFDEIRSFDDCEVNEAIKSIVRHPMMKALMNFTFPDVECNIWTDKLKETHSIRDFQKDFISHTIRKILETSSQGLTYSGFDRLDKNTAYLFVSNHRDIVLDTSLLNLILLENEHIMTSSAIGNNLVQQNFQYKLAKLNRNFLVERGLPLRDQLKSSKLMSEYIFHLLSADNRSVWIAQREGRTKDGNDSTQQGILKMLAMASEGYSLLEFFKKLKIVPLSISYEYDPTDVLKMPQLLAKHNDEIYVKAKDEDFTTMMSGVLGQKKRIHLHAGEVLEKEFESIFSEIHHKNKQLQAVAQLIDDSIIPNYKLWPSNYVAYDMLHNTDAFSGHYTEKEQQLFERRLEMRIDVSDPVLRQGFLAMYANPVINNLKYNLN; encoded by the coding sequence ATGTCAAAATTTGATGAAATCAGGTCTTTTGATGACTGTGAAGTCAATGAAGCTATAAAAAGCATAGTGCGTCATCCCATGATGAAGGCATTGATGAATTTTACATTTCCTGATGTAGAATGTAATATATGGACTGATAAATTGAAGGAAACACATTCTATCAGAGACTTTCAGAAAGATTTTATCTCTCATACCATCCGAAAAATATTAGAAACGAGTTCCCAAGGGTTGACGTATTCAGGGTTTGATCGTTTAGATAAAAACACCGCGTATCTTTTTGTTTCTAATCACAGAGATATTGTTTTAGATACCTCTTTGCTCAATTTGATCTTGCTGGAAAATGAGCATATCATGACATCTTCTGCAATTGGGAATAATCTTGTACAGCAAAATTTTCAGTATAAATTAGCAAAACTTAACCGTAATTTTTTAGTTGAAAGAGGTTTGCCACTTCGTGATCAGTTGAAAAGTTCTAAACTGATGTCCGAATATATTTTTCATCTGTTGTCGGCAGACAATCGTTCGGTTTGGATTGCCCAGCGAGAGGGCCGTACAAAAGACGGAAATGATTCTACGCAGCAAGGTATTCTAAAAATGCTAGCCATGGCTTCAGAGGGATATTCGCTGTTAGAATTTTTCAAAAAACTGAAAATTGTTCCTTTGTCGATCTCTTACGAATATGATCCTACGGATGTTTTGAAAATGCCTCAGCTTTTGGCAAAGCATAATGATGAGATTTATGTGAAAGCAAAAGACGAAGATTTTACAACCATGATGAGTGGAGTATTGGGGCAGAAAAAGCGAATTCACCTGCATGCAGGTGAAGTTCTGGAAAAAGAGTTTGAAAGTATTTTTTCGGAAATACATCATAAAAACAAACAGCTACAGGCTGTTGCCCAGCTTATTGATGATTCTATAATTCCAAATTATAAACTTTGGCCAAGCAATTATGTAGCGTATGATATGCTGCACAATACAGATGCTTTTTCTGGTCATTATACCGAAAAAGAACAGCAGTTATTCGAAAGGAGACTCGAAATGCGGATTGATGTTTCAGATCCAGTTTTAAGGCAGGGTTTCTTAGCGATGTACGCCAATCCGGTTATCAATAATTTGAAATATAATTTAAACTAA
- a CDS encoding AsmA family protein encodes MKENKITGKNNRKKWFFSIAAVIVLLIIAFPFALNFYLQRKLPDLVNQKTPYKLELKNFDLSLISGDFVATDMKISTKNPDDKKITQIKGNVKKIEIRDFSVWKALFNKSYHADQFLLSDSDVKIKLAPKTEKEKKATKKTDLHIKNIVMSNVFADIVNAEGKPVFVGKKINIKLKDIEQNDNDAKIPLAFKEFKIDAKEVHIGVNDFYQINADEIFAANKTLDLRKFHLQPIQKPQNYNAKNIFDFSTERLLAKDFNISKDSLIVSDIIFTNPDLKVTSTGKNTVEKDKNPKEVEMKIGLKNIDFQRGKIVVMQANKDKTASVDNFNFKLTNIVFDKNTVKEKIPFRFTNHDIEADNIYFKASNLQALKIKKISSRNSNIIIEKLQMITLGKSAQKDLFNVTTDEIKIINNKTKYIGQKLNIHFGGLEIKTPDVKIISASQKSKQKKASSETPEFAAKLGFIKISNGKISQTSLGKEKLAVGKFDIQLNNISSDNNQLKKDLPINFSSHLITAQKVFLDAGKYYTLKVGDLKNAGKQTDIKDLQYRPKYSRAGFSKVIAKESDLYTITVKKIGITDSNSKLFKNQQIDISKVAIDGLHCNIYHDLAPPDDTEARYLFSKKLRGMKMPMFVKNVAIKNSSLEYEENAENSNIPGKLTFDEFGIDITNVNNGKIKGRPTVINADAKFAFYGKANTEVNWKFDVMNLEDKYTINGKILKLSAENVNLFVRPYLNVTLDGNIDYLKFDYYGTNAGIAGNFYFKYNEMYVNFLNKKGNERKLLSKVANWFVKNESTGEPDHVVIEKKRESDRSFFSMLWQGIMEGLKKYLI; translated from the coding sequence ATGAAAGAAAATAAAATTACCGGGAAAAACAATCGCAAAAAATGGTTTTTTAGCATTGCGGCTGTTATCGTTTTGCTAATCATAGCTTTTCCTTTCGCTCTAAACTTCTATTTACAAAGGAAACTTCCCGATTTAGTCAATCAAAAAACACCTTACAAACTCGAACTTAAAAATTTCGATTTAAGCTTGATTTCAGGAGATTTCGTAGCAACCGATATGAAAATTTCAACTAAAAATCCTGATGACAAAAAAATCACGCAGATTAAAGGAAATGTCAAGAAAATCGAGATCCGTGATTTTAGCGTTTGGAAAGCTCTTTTTAATAAATCTTATCATGCAGATCAATTTCTTTTATCTGATTCTGACGTGAAAATAAAATTGGCTCCAAAAACTGAAAAGGAAAAAAAAGCTACTAAAAAAACAGATTTGCACATCAAAAATATTGTAATGAGTAATGTTTTTGCAGACATCGTAAATGCTGAAGGAAAGCCTGTTTTTGTTGGAAAAAAAATCAATATCAAACTGAAAGATATTGAGCAAAATGATAACGATGCAAAAATACCTTTAGCCTTTAAAGAATTTAAGATTGATGCAAAAGAAGTTCATATTGGCGTCAATGATTTTTACCAAATCAATGCTGATGAGATTTTTGCAGCCAATAAAACCTTAGACCTAAGAAAATTTCATCTGCAGCCGATTCAAAAACCACAAAATTATAATGCAAAAAATATCTTCGATTTCTCAACAGAACGTCTGCTGGCAAAAGATTTTAATATCAGCAAAGATTCTTTGATCGTTTCGGATATTATTTTTACAAATCCAGATCTAAAAGTGACTTCAACAGGAAAAAACACGGTAGAAAAAGACAAAAATCCGAAAGAAGTTGAAATGAAAATTGGCTTGAAGAATATTGATTTTCAAAGAGGGAAAATTGTCGTAATGCAGGCAAACAAAGACAAAACGGCATCTGTAGACAATTTCAATTTTAAACTCACCAATATCGTTTTTGATAAAAATACGGTTAAAGAAAAAATCCCGTTCAGATTTACCAATCACGATATTGAGGCAGATAATATTTATTTTAAAGCTAGTAATTTACAGGCACTTAAGATTAAAAAAATATCTTCCCGAAATTCAAATATCATCATTGAAAAACTTCAAATGATCACACTAGGGAAAAGTGCACAGAAAGATCTTTTCAATGTTACGACTGATGAAATAAAAATCATCAACAACAAAACCAAATACATCGGTCAGAAATTAAATATTCATTTTGGTGGTTTGGAAATTAAAACTCCGGATGTTAAAATTATTTCGGCTTCTCAAAAATCAAAACAGAAAAAAGCAAGTTCTGAAACACCGGAATTTGCTGCAAAACTTGGCTTTATTAAAATTTCAAATGGAAAAATCTCACAAACGAGCCTAGGAAAAGAGAAATTAGCTGTCGGAAAGTTTGATATTCAGCTCAATAACATTTCTTCCGATAATAATCAGCTTAAAAAGGATTTGCCAATCAATTTTAGCAGTCATCTGATTACGGCGCAAAAAGTTTTCTTGGATGCAGGAAAATATTATACGCTAAAAGTTGGTGATTTGAAAAATGCAGGAAAGCAAACCGACATTAAAGATCTTCAGTATCGTCCGAAATATTCAAGAGCCGGATTCAGCAAAGTGATTGCAAAGGAAAGCGATCTGTACACCATAACGGTCAAAAAAATCGGAATCACAGATTCTAATTCAAAACTATTTAAAAATCAGCAAATTGACATTAGCAAAGTTGCTATTGACGGTTTGCATTGCAATATTTATCACGATTTGGCACCACCAGATGACACTGAAGCCAGATATTTATTTAGCAAAAAACTTCGTGGTATGAAAATGCCGATGTTTGTGAAAAATGTTGCCATTAAAAATTCAAGTTTAGAATATGAAGAAAATGCTGAAAATAGTAATATTCCCGGGAAACTTACATTTGATGAATTTGGAATTGATATTACGAATGTAAACAACGGAAAAATAAAAGGCAGACCAACAGTAATCAACGCCGATGCGAAATTTGCTTTCTATGGAAAGGCGAATACTGAGGTGAACTGGAAATTTGATGTGATGAATCTTGAAGATAAATACACCATCAACGGAAAGATTCTGAAGCTTTCAGCAGAAAATGTAAACCTTTTTGTGAGACCTTACTTGAATGTAACCTTAGACGGAAATATTGATTACTTAAAATTTGATTACTATGGCACCAATGCAGGAATTGCAGGAAATTTCTATTTCAAATACAACGAAATGTATGTGAATTTTCTGAATAAAAAAGGAAACGAACGAAAGCTACTCTCAAAAGTTGCCAATTGGTTTGTGAAAAATGAATCAACGGGCGAGCCTGATCACGTTGTAATTGAGAAAAAAAGAGAATCTGACAGAAGTTTTTTCAGTATGCTTTGGCAAGGAATCATGGAAGGCTTGAAAAAATATCTAATCTAA
- a CDS encoding GNAT family N-acetyltransferase, which translates to MNFSIQPVLENDKYQLIPLQQGDFDLLYKVASDPKVWEQHPNKDRYKREVFENFFKGAIESKGAFKIVEKSSGKILGSTRFYDFDESKNSIFIGYTFYGTNCWGKGVNPQIKKLMLDYIFQFVETVYFHIGKENFRSQIALERLGAKKIAEEEIAYFGEPTRTNFVYEIKRENHF; encoded by the coding sequence ATGAATTTTTCTATTCAGCCTGTTTTAGAAAATGACAAATATCAATTAATCCCCTTACAGCAAGGGGATTTTGACTTGCTGTACAAAGTTGCATCTGATCCCAAAGTTTGGGAACAGCATCCGAACAAAGACCGTTACAAAAGAGAGGTTTTTGAAAACTTTTTTAAAGGTGCAATCGAAAGCAAAGGCGCATTTAAAATTGTTGAAAAATCTAGCGGAAAAATTTTAGGTAGCACTCGTTTTTATGATTTTGATGAATCCAAAAACAGTATTTTTATTGGTTACACCTTTTATGGAACCAATTGTTGGGGAAAAGGCGTCAATCCTCAGATTAAAAAACTGATGTTGGATTATATTTTCCAATTTGTAGAAACAGTTTACTTTCATATCGGAAAAGAAAATTTCCGTTCGCAAATTGCTTTAGAAAGATTGGGTGCAAAAAAGATTGCTGAAGAAGAAATCGCTTATTTTGGAGAACCGACAAGAACCAATTTTGTGTATGAAATTAAAAGAGAAAATCATTTTTAA
- a CDS encoding DUF2911 domain-containing protein, protein MKKLLFAICISASAFSFAQDYSVPAASPRQKVEQQFSMSKISIDYGRPGVKGRKIFGELVPYGQVWRAGANSSTKVTFGQAVNFGGKMVPAGTYGLFIIPTEKDWKVILNKDFQQWGAYTYDAKNDVVDVTVPVNKLADKQEWFEITINPTDENSGNLVIKWDMLQAEVALKPAKPEAVTKIAEKLKEIKKIESDAAKAKS, encoded by the coding sequence GTGAAAAAGTTACTATTCGCAATTTGCATATCGGCTTCGGCTTTCAGTTTTGCACAAGATTATTCTGTACCGGCAGCGAGCCCACGTCAGAAGGTTGAACAGCAGTTTTCTATGTCTAAAATCTCAATTGATTACGGAAGACCTGGAGTGAAAGGGAGAAAAATCTTCGGAGAATTGGTTCCTTATGGTCAGGTTTGGAGAGCTGGTGCCAACTCTTCTACCAAAGTTACCTTCGGACAGGCTGTTAACTTTGGCGGGAAAATGGTTCCTGCAGGAACTTATGGTTTGTTTATTATACCAACAGAAAAAGATTGGAAAGTTATTTTAAATAAAGATTTTCAACAATGGGGAGCTTACACGTATGACGCTAAAAACGATGTTGTAGATGTAACCGTTCCCGTAAATAAACTGGCTGATAAACAAGAATGGTTTGAAATCACCATCAATCCTACAGACGAAAACTCAGGAAACTTAGTGATCAAATGGGATATGTTACAAGCGGAAGTTGCATTGAAACCTGCAAAACCCGAAGCGGTAACAAAAATCGCTGAGAAATTAAAGGAAATCAAAAAAATAGAATCTGACGCTGCAAAGGCTAAAAGTTAA
- a CDS encoding Cof-type HAD-IIB family hydrolase, translating to MKDIKLIVTDMDGTFLNSKHEVSPEFPEIYEELKRRNILFVPASGRQMLGITKYFGDIENEMAFIAENGGYMIYKNEELFADKLQEKYVEEIICTIREISGATVVISGKKCAYYESENQEFIDYISQFYTGNQQVNDLTEALNDSIFKIAIYHPEGSEEHLYPVLKQFQKYDLEVVVSGKNWLDIMNKNINKGNALAKLQTTLNISPQQTMVFGDYMNDIEMLQKAEYSFAMENAHPTVKEAAKFEACSNNNFGVLKTIKNYLTIN from the coding sequence ATGAAGGATATTAAGCTGATAGTGACGGATATGGATGGTACATTTCTCAACTCAAAACATGAGGTGAGTCCTGAGTTTCCGGAAATTTATGAAGAACTAAAAAGAAGAAATATTCTTTTTGTACCGGCAAGCGGAAGGCAAATGTTGGGAATTACCAAATATTTTGGAGATATAGAAAACGAAATGGCTTTCATTGCAGAAAACGGCGGATACATGATCTATAAAAATGAAGAATTGTTTGCTGACAAATTACAAGAAAAGTACGTTGAAGAAATCATCTGTACAATAAGGGAGATTTCTGGTGCGACGGTTGTAATCTCCGGTAAAAAATGTGCTTACTATGAATCGGAAAACCAAGAGTTTATTGATTATATCTCACAGTTTTATACAGGAAATCAGCAGGTGAATGACCTTACAGAAGCTTTGAACGACAGCATTTTTAAGATTGCGATTTATCATCCTGAAGGCTCTGAGGAACATCTTTATCCTGTCTTAAAACAATTTCAAAAGTATGATCTTGAAGTTGTGGTTTCGGGGAAAAATTGGCTGGATATTATGAATAAGAACATTAACAAAGGCAATGCGCTGGCAAAACTTCAGACTACGCTTAATATAAGTCCTCAACAAACAATGGTTTTTGGTGATTATATGAATGACATAGAGATGCTACAAAAAGCAGAATATTCTTTTGCGATGGAAAATGCTCATCCAACGGTGAAAGAAGCTGCAAAATTTGAAGCTTGCAGTAATAATAATTTTGGAGTGTTGAAAACAATAAAAAACTATCTTACAATAAATTAA
- a CDS encoding hybrid sensor histidine kinase/response regulator: protein MILIVDDNQNNIYSLKKLLESHDFPVDTANSGEEALGKALKNNYALIILDVQMPGMDGFEVAETFSGYSKTKEIPIIFLSAVNTDKRFITRGYNSGGMDYVTKPIDPEILMLKVKTFYNLQENNLAMKKTQQSLELEVKGRREAQIFMKSEIDHFHLMLEALPQIAFTINEDGFISFVNRKWYEYSESDQQFPETHPDDLNIEDEFQRCRKKGKPLELEARIKNLDSGDFRYHLLRMSPVYQDEKINNWVGTFTDIEDQKKMEKEKDEFLSIASHELKTPLTSIKAYIQLLDRKLKINNNLTEAVYAGKALDQIEKLNTLITDLLDVSKIENGKLKINKKPSDLEKLIHNTIDTILQTHDNPNVKIDRHIGKINQLVPFDAIRIEQVLINFLTNAIKYSPENNQVIVTTFVDDDEVKVSVTDFGIGIPEFKQDAVFRKFYRVEESSVQFQGMGIGLYICAEIIKQHHGTIGLSSKVEEGSTFYFTLPLN from the coding sequence ATGATCTTAATTGTAGATGATAACCAGAATAATATTTATTCACTAAAAAAATTATTGGAATCTCATGATTTCCCTGTGGATACGGCAAATTCCGGTGAAGAGGCCTTGGGAAAAGCTTTGAAAAATAATTACGCGTTGATTATTTTAGACGTTCAAATGCCAGGAATGGATGGTTTCGAAGTAGCAGAAACTTTCTCGGGTTACAGCAAAACAAAAGAGATTCCTATCATATTTTTATCCGCCGTCAATACCGATAAAAGATTTATTACCCGTGGATATAACTCCGGCGGGATGGATTATGTGACAAAACCCATAGATCCGGAAATTCTGATGCTGAAGGTAAAAACTTTTTACAATTTGCAGGAAAATAATCTTGCGATGAAGAAAACTCAGCAAAGTCTGGAACTGGAGGTGAAGGGTAGAAGAGAAGCTCAGATTTTTATGAAATCGGAGATCGATCATTTCCATCTGATGCTGGAAGCTTTGCCACAAATTGCTTTCACCATCAACGAAGATGGATTCATCAGCTTTGTCAATAGAAAATGGTATGAATATTCAGAATCTGACCAACAATTTCCTGAAACTCATCCTGATGATCTCAATATTGAAGACGAGTTTCAAAGATGCAGAAAAAAAGGAAAACCTTTGGAGCTGGAAGCCCGTATAAAAAACTTAGATTCCGGAGACTTCAGATATCATTTGCTGAGAATGTCGCCCGTTTACCAAGATGAAAAAATCAACAATTGGGTAGGCACTTTTACTGATATCGAAGATCAGAAAAAAATGGAAAAAGAAAAGGATGAATTCCTGAGTATTGCAAGCCACGAACTGAAAACACCGCTTACAAGCATTAAAGCGTACATCCAACTGCTTGATCGAAAGCTGAAAATCAACAATAATTTAACCGAAGCCGTATATGCCGGGAAAGCTTTAGATCAAATTGAAAAACTAAATACGTTGATCACAGATCTACTGGATGTTTCAAAAATTGAAAACGGTAAACTTAAAATCAATAAAAAACCTTCAGATTTAGAAAAATTAATCCACAATACGATTGATACTATTCTTCAGACTCACGATAATCCTAATGTGAAAATAGATCGCCATATTGGTAAAATAAATCAGCTTGTTCCTTTCGACGCAATTCGGATAGAGCAGGTTTTGATTAATTTTTTAACCAATGCCATCAAATATTCTCCTGAAAACAATCAGGTGATTGTCACAACTTTTGTAGATGATGACGAAGTGAAGGTAAGCGTCACAGATTTTGGGATAGGAATTCCGGAATTTAAACAAGATGCAGTTTTCCGCAAATTTTATCGTGTTGAAGAGTCTTCTGTGCAATTTCAGGGGATGGGAATCGGGTTGTATATCTGCGCAGAAATCATCAAGCAGCATCACGGAACGATTGGTTTATCCAGCAAAGTAGAAGAGGGTTCTACGTTTTATTTCACACTACCTTTAAATTAA
- a CDS encoding response regulator: protein MPKKVIRNLQFGIGFSLLILIASSVASYLSIQNQMNHRESVSKSRRAMTAVKDVLIALLDAETGNRGYQLTGNESFLDPYNRSLAEYSKSMERAKSLDVADASQLARLRDLEKNVNANIDNLKLFVENRRKGIAMTQQQMSMSKLYMDKCRVLVEDFVKFEESQLEVKSKDLNKSSNTTVIFIIASSLAAIFVTIFFYIKLRNDLLRRDRLERALKAKDLEISKRVSVIQQVANRVSNGDYSQKVVDDYDGDLGDLVDSLNHMTESLKISFDKINKNDWHQKGLVLLNDVLVGNKSVRQVTSDSLNQIIEYGNCINGAIYLIDDGKLKLSSSFGLESSMNQSFELGEGMVGQVFVQKKPKTYNDLDENDFAVSFASSKVKVNAILLVPVMSERQTIGVLELSSSTNFDQDKIEYFVESARNIAIALRAAKSREKEQRLLEETQAQSEELQVQHSELENLNTELEAQTQKLQASEEELKVQQEELMQTNTELEERSKLLEEKNHLIAERNTEIQRKAEELALSTQYKSEFLANMSHELRTPLNSILLLSRLMAENPDENLNEDQIESAKVIQSSGSSLLTLIDEILDLAKIESGKMSLEYQEVVIEDVVKDLKNLINPLVKEKGIEFNINIENDLSKSLETDRLRLDQVLRNLLSNALKFTKEGSVELNIKGDKKNKDFIIFTVKDTGIGIPKDKQKIIFEAFQQADGSTQRKFGGTGLGLSISREIAKLLGGYLDLKSKVNEGSEFSLIIPMSEKLKETHSVHTINSDQNLIDVIVEDVQEINKIIDYNEDEIATAFSELEIPEDVEDDRESISKEDKVILIVEDDTNFAKALLKYARTQNYKGVVVVRGDQALSSALQYRPSAVLLDVQLPVKDGWQVMDELKSNPQTKPIPVHMMSSLHVKKESLMRGAIDFIDKPIALEQMNDIFRKIEDALKKSPQKVLIVEENAKHASALSYFLSNFDISLSVENNVEDSVKAFTTDQVDCVILDIGPDRRNGYKIIETIKSYEGLENLPIIIFTERNLSTSEELKIKQYADSIVVKTAHSYQRILDEVGLFLHLVEEKNNSVETIRNKTLGSLTEVLSGKKILITDDDVRNIFSLTKALEKYKVEVVLAMDGVQALEQIKEHPDVDVVLMDMMMPNMDGYETIQEIRKMPKFKRLPIIAVTAKSMIGDRDKCIQAGASDYITKPVDIDQLLSLLRVWLYES from the coding sequence ATGCCGAAAAAAGTCATAAGAAATCTCCAGTTTGGGATAGGATTTTCGTTACTGATTTTAATTGCGAGTTCGGTCGCATCATACTTAAGTATTCAAAATCAGATGAATCATCGGGAAAGTGTTTCCAAAAGCAGAAGAGCGATGACTGCGGTAAAAGATGTTTTGATCGCCTTATTGGATGCCGAAACGGGAAACCGTGGATACCAATTGACAGGCAATGAAAGCTTTTTGGATCCATACAACCGAAGTCTTGCAGAATACTCAAAATCGATGGAGAGAGCAAAGTCTTTGGATGTAGCAGATGCTTCTCAGCTCGCTCGTCTGAGAGATTTAGAAAAAAATGTAAACGCCAATATCGATAATTTAAAACTTTTTGTTGAAAACAGACGAAAAGGAATTGCTATGACTCAGCAACAAATGTCGATGAGTAAGTTGTATATGGACAAATGCCGTGTACTGGTAGAAGATTTTGTAAAGTTTGAAGAAAGCCAGCTTGAGGTAAAAAGTAAAGATCTTAACAAATCATCCAACACTACGGTTATATTCATCATTGCATCATCTCTAGCTGCGATTTTTGTAACAATATTCTTCTATATTAAATTACGCAACGATCTTCTCCGAAGAGACAGATTAGAAAGAGCTTTAAAGGCTAAAGATCTTGAGATTTCAAAACGTGTAAGTGTGATTCAGCAGGTTGCAAACAGAGTTTCGAATGGTGATTATAGTCAAAAGGTGGTAGACGATTACGATGGAGATTTGGGAGATTTGGTAGATTCTTTGAATCACATGACAGAATCTCTTAAAATTTCTTTCGATAAAATAAATAAAAATGATTGGCATCAGAAAGGGCTTGTATTACTAAATGACGTTTTGGTAGGTAACAAATCTGTAAGACAGGTAACCAGCGATTCTCTCAACCAGATTATAGAATACGGAAACTGCATCAACGGTGCAATCTATCTTATTGATGACGGAAAATTGAAACTCAGCAGTTCATTTGGTTTAGAAAGTAGTATGAACCAGAGTTTCGAACTTGGCGAAGGAATGGTAGGTCAGGTATTTGTTCAGAAAAAGCCAAAAACATATAACGATCTCGATGAGAATGATTTCGCTGTAAGTTTTGCAAGCAGTAAAGTGAAAGTCAATGCTATTTTATTGGTTCCTGTAATGTCAGAAAGACAGACAATCGGAGTTTTAGAACTAAGTTCATCTACAAATTTTGATCAGGATAAGATAGAATATTTCGTAGAGAGTGCAAGAAATATTGCCATTGCTTTGCGTGCAGCAAAAAGCCGTGAAAAAGAGCAGCGTTTACTTGAGGAAACTCAGGCACAATCTGAGGAACTACAGGTTCAACATTCTGAATTAGAAAATCTGAATACAGAACTGGAAGCACAAACTCAAAAATTGCAGGCTTCTGAAGAAGAACTGAAAGTGCAACAAGAAGAATTGATGCAAACCAATACAGAACTGGAAGAGCGTTCAAAACTTTTAGAAGAAAAAAACCATTTGATTGCAGAACGCAATACAGAAATTCAAAGAAAAGCAGAAGAACTGGCACTAAGTACGCAATATAAATCAGAATTTTTGGCAAATATGTCCCACGAGTTGCGTACTCCGCTAAATTCTATTCTTCTACTTTCTCGATTGATGGCTGAAAATCCTGATGAAAATTTAAATGAAGATCAAATAGAATCTGCAAAAGTTATTCAAAGTTCAGGTAGCAGTTTATTGACTTTAATTGATGAGATTTTAGATTTAGCAAAAATAGAATCTGGAAAAATGTCTTTAGAATATCAGGAAGTTGTGATTGAAGATGTTGTAAAAGATTTGAAAAATTTAATTAATCCTTTGGTTAAAGAAAAAGGAATTGAATTTAATATCAATATCGAAAACGATTTATCTAAAAGCCTTGAAACCGATCGTTTACGTTTGGATCAGGTGTTGAGAAATCTTCTTTCAAATGCGTTGAAATTTACAAAAGAAGGAAGTGTAGAATTAAATATTAAAGGCGACAAAAAAAATAAAGACTTCATTATTTTCACCGTAAAAGATACAGGAATCGGAATTCCAAAAGACAAGCAGAAGATTATTTTTGAAGCTTTCCAACAAGCTGATGGCTCTACACAAAGAAAATTTGGCGGTACAGGTTTAGGATTATCCATAAGCAGAGAAATCGCCAAATTACTGGGTGGTTACCTAGATCTGAAAAGTAAAGTAAATGAAGGAAGTGAGTTTAGTTTAATCATTCCGATGAGCGAAAAATTGAAGGAAACTCATTCGGTTCACACTATAAATTCTGACCAAAATCTGATCGATGTGATTGTAGAAGATGTACAGGAAATCAACAAAATCATTGACTATAATGAAGATGAAATTGCAACGGCTTTCAGTGAGTTAGAAATTCCGGAAGATGTTGAAGATGATAGAGAAAGCATTTCGAAAGAAGATAAAGTAATTCTTATTGTAGAAGATGATACCAATTTTGCCAAAGCTTTATTAAAATATGCAAGAACTCAAAATTATAAAGGAGTTGTTGTAGTGAGAGGTGATCAGGCTCTTTCTTCTGCGTTGCAATATCGTCCGTCAGCAGTTCTCTTGGATGTACAGCTTCCTGTAAAAGATGGCTGGCAGGTAATGGACGAACTTAAATCTAATCCTCAAACAAAACCAATTCCTGTTCACATGATGTCTTCTCTTCATGTAAAAAAGGAAAGTCTGATGAGAGGTGCTATTGATTTTATTGATAAGCCGATTGCTCTCGAACAGATGAATGATATTTTCAGAAAAATTGAAGATGCGCTCAAAAAATCTCCTCAGAAAGTTTTGATTGTGGAAGAAAATGCAAAACACGCAAGTGCATTGTCTTATTTCCTGAGCAATTTTGACATTTCTTTGTCTGTTGAAAATAATGTAGAAGACAGTGTGAAAGCATTTACAACAGATCAGGTCGATTGCGTCATTTTAGACATCGGGCCAGATAGAAGAAATGGTTATAAAATAATTGAAACGATCAAAAGCTATGAAGGATTAGAAAACTTACCGATTATTATTTTTACAGAAAGGAATTTATCAACATCAGAAGAACTCAAGATCAAGCAATACGCAGATTCTATAGTTGTAAAAACTGCTCATTCATATCAGAGAATTCTGGATGAAGTCGGCTTGTTTTTGCATTTGGTTGAAGAAAAAAACAACTCGGTAGAAACCATCAGAAATAAAACTTTAGGTTCACTGACAGAGGTATTGAGTGGTAAAAAGATTCTGATTACTGATGATGATGTTCGTAATATTTTTTCTTTAACGAAAGCATTAGAAAAATATAAAGTTGAAGTTGTATTGGCGATGGATGGCGTTCAGGCATTGGAACAGATCAAAGAGCATCCTGATGTGGATGTAGTTTTGATGGATATGATGATGCCAAATATGGATGGCTACGAAACCATTCAGGAAATCAGAAAAATGCCAAAGTTTAAAAGACTTCCAATTATTGCTGTTACCGCTAAATCGATGATTGGCGACCGCGATAAGTGTATACAGGCTGGTGCTTCAGATTATATCACAAAACCTGTAGATATAGATCAGTTGCTCTCTCTGTTGCGTGTTTGGTTGTATGAAAGTTAA